A portion of the Corticium candelabrum chromosome 5, ooCorCand1.1, whole genome shotgun sequence genome contains these proteins:
- the LOC134180334 gene encoding uncharacterized protein LOC134180334, with amino-acid sequence MATFSCFSLTVTSTVFALLCNLCVNGNNVCGEEARSQHSRGTIYDAYLNPDAIINNANFGESYSLNSHGELVFQNGANNRARLFRIPLSRPNRLSGSETLLVDVTYSNRNPISPNSDMDTTVMLSDGVSAVGFLTVDKSNFDTQSPILACEGTSGNTLTRSCPGDSLRVTSDPATVHSAHFRLPSGQPASGSLSGSYDRGVSVYRNYTDPLHFERGLYLEIYRGDAIEQFIFSYFRIQVQVESLAY; translated from the coding sequence ATGGCTACTTTCTCTTGTTTCTCGTTGACTGTCACCTCGACGGTCTTTGCTTTACTGTGCAATCTTTGTGTGAATGGGAACAACGTATGCGGCGAAGAAGCTCGGTCACAACACAGCAGAGGCACCATCTACGATGCCTACCTGAATCCTGACGCTATCATCAACAACGCAAATTTTGGGGAATCGTACAGTCTGAATTCACACGGAGAACTTGTATTCCAAAATGGGGCAAATAATAGAGCTCGTCTCTTTCGTATTCCGTTATCTCGACCAAACAGACTGAGCGGCAGTGAGACTCTGCTAGTCGACGTCACCTACTCAAACAGAAATCCTATCTCACCAAACTCGGACATGGATACCACGGTCATGCTGTCCGATGGCGTTTCTGCCGTAGGATTTCTAACTGTAGATAAGAGCAATTTTGACACTCAGTCTCCTATACTGGCATGCGAAGGAACGAGTGGAAATACACTGACAAGATCTTGCCCTGGTGATAGTCTCCGAGTTACATCCGACCCGGCGACTGTCCACTCTGCGCACTTTCGCTTGCCATCCGGACAGCCAGCTTCGGGCAGTCTCAGCGGGTCTTACGACAGAGGAGTGTCCGTTTATCGCAACTATACCGATCCACTCCATTTTGAACGTGGACTCTACTTAGAAATCTACCGAGGTGACGCCATCGAGCAATTCATATTTTCCTACTTTCGAATTCAAGTACAGGTTGAGAGTCTCGCCTATTAG
- the LOC134179266 gene encoding zinc finger MYM-type protein 1-like: MFTANIHSSPFIAVTVDEATDKANKEQLTIVVRWINEDFVVSKEFLELYCLSAIDAQSIVEAMKDAFLRFQIPLAKLRGQCYDVCSTMAGVKAGVAAKIEQVKPRAVFKHCHGHALNLAVSDTVKQCLAMKDCLDTCLELVKLIKFSPNREAVLREVKEEIGSDAPAVQTLCPTRWTVRAESLASILANYDKIQVLWVTSLHKTSDTEIKARIQGVASQMQLFRFFFCLILSEMILRHTDRLIQTLQQPKLSSVEGHELAMLTVKTLESLRNDENFDMFWLTVEKKRILQNTDEPRLARRRYVSKC; the protein is encoded by the coding sequence ATGTTCACAGCAAACATCCACAGCTCGCCATTCATTGCTGTAACGGTCGATGAGGCCACCGACAAGGCAAATAAGGAGCAGCTGACCATTGTTGTGAGATGGATCAATGAGGATTTTGTAGTGTCTAAAGAGTTCCTGGAattgtactgtctgtctgcgatTGATGCACAGAGCATTGTCGAGGCCATGAAGGATGCTTTTCTGCGGTTCCAGATTCCTCTGGCGAAGCTCCGTGGTCAATGCTATGATGTATGCAGCACCATGGCTGGAGTGAAGGCTGGTGTAGCTGCAAAAATTGAGCAAGTGAAGCCTAGAGCTGTATTCAAACACTGTCATGGGCATGCGCTGAACCTTGCTGTTAGTGATACAGTCAAGCAGTGTCTCGCTATGAAGGACTGTCTAGACACTTGTCTTGAACTTGTGAAGCTGATCAAGTTCTCCCCAAACAGAGAGGCCGTGCTCCGTGAGGTGAAAGAAGAGATTGGTAGTGATGCTCCTGCCGTTCAAACCCTCTGCCCAACAAGGTGGACTGTTCGTGCAGAATCTCTTGCCAGCATACTTGCAAACTATGACAAGATCCAGGTACTTTGGGTAACATCATTGCATAAAACATCAGACACCGAGATAAAAGCTAGGATTCAGGGAGTAGCTAGTCAGATGCAGTTGTTTAGGTTCTTTTTCTGTCTCATTCTATCTGAAATGATCTTACGGCACACCGACAGGCTTATTCAAACGTTGCAACAACCCAAGCTTTCTAGTGTCGAAGGCCATGAACTAGCAATGCTGACAGTGAAAACCCTTGAAAGTTTGCGAAATGATGAAAACTTTGACATGTTTTGGCTGACTGTTGAGAAGAAAAGGATCCTGCAGAACACTGATGAACCTCGCCTTGCAAGGAGAAGATACGTCAGCAAGTGTTGA
- the LOC134180246 gene encoding uncharacterized protein LOC134180246, with the protein MATFSCFSLTVTSTVFALLCNLCVNGNNVCGEEARSQHSRGTIYDAYLNPDAIINSANFGESYSLNSHGELVFQNGANNRARLFRIPLSRPNRLSGSETLLVDVTYSNRNPISPNSDMDTTVMLSDGVSAVGFLTVDKSNFDTQSPILSCEGTSGNTLTRSCRSDSLRVTSDPATVHSAHFRLPSGQPASGSLSGSYDRGVSVYRNYTDPLHFERGLYLEIYRGDAIEQFIFSYFRIQVQVESLAY; encoded by the coding sequence ATGGCTACTTTCTCTTGTTTCTCGTTGACTGTCACCTCGACGGTCTTTGCTTTACTGTGCAATCTTTGTGTGAATGGGAACAACGTATGCGGCGAAGAAGCTCGGTCACAACACAGCAGAGGCACCATCTACGATGCCTACCTGAATCCTGACGCTATCATCAACAGCGCAAATTTTGGGGAATCGTACAGTCTGAATTCACACGGAGAACTTGTATTCCAAAATGGGGCAAATAATAGAGCTCGTCTCTTTCGTATTCCGTTATCTCGACCAAACAGACTGAGCGGCAGTGAGACTCTGCTAGTCGACGTCACCTACTCAAACAGAAATCCTATCTCACCAAACTCGGACATGGATACCACGGTCATGCTGTCCGATGGCGTTTCTGCCGTAGGATTTCTAACTGTAGATAAGAGCAATTTTGACACTCAGTCTCCTATACTGTCATGCGAAGGAACGAGTGGAAATACGCTGACAAGATCTTGCCGTAGTGATAGTCTCCGAGTTACATCCGACCCGGCGACTGTCCACTCTGCGCACTTTCGTTTGCCATCCGGACAGCCAGCTTCGGGCAGTCTCAGCGGGTCTTACGACAGAGGAGTGTCCGTTTATCGCAACTATACCGATCCACTCCATTTTGAACGTGGACTCTACTTAGAAATCTACCGAGGTGACGCCATCGAGCAATTCATATTTTCCTACTTTCGAATTCAAGTACAGGTTGAGAGTCTCGCCTATTAG
- the LOC134180181 gene encoding uncharacterized protein LOC134180181, whose amino-acid sequence MQHKRIYILALEAKFSLVLTCNSIDRWHLISMETFSCFSLTVTSTVFALLCNLCVNGNNVCGKEARSQHSRGTIYDAYLNPNAIINNANFGESYTLNSHGELVFQSGVSLQARLFRIPLSRPNRLSGSETLLVDVTYSNRNPISPNSDMDTTVMLSDGVSAVGFLTVDKSNFDTMSPILSCEGTSGKTLSRSCRSESLRVTSDPATVHSAHFRLPSGEPVSGSLSGSYDRGVSVYRNYTDPLHFERGLYLEIYRGDAVEQFIFSYFRIQVQVESLAY is encoded by the coding sequence ATGCAGCACAAGCGCATATATATTCTCGCATTGGAAGCAAAGTTTAGTTTAGTGTtgacttgcaactcgatcgacCGGTGGCATCTCATTTCTATGGAAACTTTCTCTTGTTTCTCGTTGACTGTCACCTCGACGGTCTTTGCTTTACTGTGCAATCTTTGTGTGAATGGGAACAACGTATGCGGCAAAGAAGCTCGGTCACAACACAGCAGAGGCACCATCTACGATGCCTACCTGAATCCTAACGCTATCATCAACAACGCAAATTTTGGTGAATCGTACACTCTGAATTCACATGGAGAACTTGTATTCCAAAGTGGGGTAAGTCTTCAAGCTCGTCTCTTTCGCATTCCGTTATCTCGACCAAACAGACTGAGCGGCAGTGAGACTCTGCTAGTCGACGTCACCTACTCAAACAGAAATCCTATCTCACCAAACTCGGACATGGATACCACGGTCATGCTGTCCGATGGCGTTTCTGCCGTAGGATTTCTAACTGTAGATAAGAGCAATTTTGACACTATGTCTCCTATACTGTCATGCGAAGGAACGAGTGGAAAGACACTATCAAGATCTTGCCGTAGTGAAAGTCTCCGAGTTACATCCGACCCGGCGACTGTCCACTCTGCGCACTTTCGTTTGCCATCCGGAGAGCCAGTTTCGGGCAGCCTCAGCGGGTCTTACGACAGAGGAGTGTCCGTTTATCGCAACTATACCGATCCACTCCATTTTGAACGTGGACTCTACTTAGAAATCTACCGAGGTGACGCCGTCGAGCAATTCATATTTTCCTACTTTCGAATTCAAGTACAGGTTGAGAGTCTCGCCTATTAG
- the LOC134180447 gene encoding zinc finger MYM-type protein 1-like: MFTANIHSSPFIAVTVDEATDKANKEQLTIVVRWINEDFVVSKEFLELYCLSAIDAQSIVEAMKDAFLRFQIPLAKLRGQCYDVCSTMAGVKAGVAAKIEQVKPRAVFKHCHGHALNLAVSDTVKQCLAMKDCLDTCLELVKLIKFSPNREAVLREVKEEIGSDAPAVQTLCPTRWTVRAESLASILANYDKIQVLWVTSLHKTSDTEIKARIQGVASQMQLFRFFFCLILSEMILRHTDRLIQTLQQPKLSSVEGHELAMLTVKTLESLRNDENFDMFWLTVEKKRILQNTDEPRLARRRKLPRRLELGIAVAEFALSPKEEYRRVYFEALDLAMASIRSRFNQQGFRIFSSLEQLLVKACGKQCFDEELDLACNFFYEDFNKEELVAELGTLGELFSSAEEEEVPSVESIKNVLLTLSIIQRKLLTTVCRVFQLLLILPTTNATSERSFSALRRINSWLRSRMSQARLNHLMILHYHQDLTDSLDLKCIANEYVAKNEARKSTIATFNL; encoded by the coding sequence ATGTTCACAGCAAACATCCACAGCTCGCCATTCATTGCTGTAACGGTCGATGAGGCCACCGACAAGGCAAATAAGGAGCAGCTGACCATTGTTGTGAGATGGATCAATGAGGATTTTGTAGTGTCTAAAGAGTTCCTGGAattgtactgtctgtctgcgatTGATGCACAGAGCATTGTCGAGGCCATGAAGGATGCTTTTCTGCGGTTCCAGATTCCTCTGGCGAAGCTCCGTGGTCAATGCTATGATGTATGCAGCACCATGGCTGGAGTGAAGGCTGGTGTAGCTGCAAAAATTGAGCAAGTGAAGCCTAGAGCTGTATTCAAACACTGTCATGGGCATGCGCTGAACCTTGCTGTTAGTGATACAGTCAAGCAGTGTCTCGCTATGAAGGACTGTCTAGACACTTGTCTTGAACTTGTGAAGCTGATCAAGTTCTCCCCAAACAGAGAGGCCGTGCTCCGTGAGGTGAAAGAAGAGATTGGTAGTGATGCTCCTGCCGTTCAAACCCTCTGCCCAACAAGGTGGACTGTTCGTGCAGAATCTCTTGCCAGCATACTTGCAAACTATGACAAGATCCAGGTACTTTGGGTAACATCATTGCATAAAACATCAGACACCGAGATAAAAGCTAGGATTCAGGGAGTAGCTAGTCAGATGCAGTTGTTTAGGTTCTTTTTCTGTCTCATTCTATCTGAAATGATCTTACGGCACACCGACAGGCTTATTCAAACGTTGCAACAACCCAAGCTTTCTAGTGTCGAAGGCCATGAACTAGCAATGCTGACAGTGAAAACCCTTGAAAGTTTGCGAAATGATGAAAACTTTGACATGTTTTGGCTGACTGTTGAGAAGAAAAGGATCCTGCAGAACACTGATGAACCTCGCCTTGCAAGGAGAAGAAAATTACCTAGGCGATTGGAACTTGGTATCGCTGTGGCTGAATTTGCATTGTCTCCAAAAGAGGAATACCGGCGAGTGTACTTCGAAGCTCTTGACCTCGCAATGGCAAGCATTAGAAGCAGATTCAACCAACAAGGCTTTAgaatcttttcaagcttggaACAGCTTCTTGTTAAGGCATGTGGGAAGCAATGTTTCGATGAGGAGCTGGATCTTGCGTGCAATTTCTTCTATGAAGACTTTAACAAAGAGGAATTGGTGGCAGAACTAGGTACTCTCGGTGAACTCTTCTCTTCAGCTGAAGAGGAGGAGGTGCCATCTGTTGAAAGCATAAAGAATGTACTGTTGACGCTGTCCATAATCCAGCGTAAGTTGTTGACGACAGTGTGCAgagtgtttcagctactgcTAATCTTGCCAACTACAAATGCAACCTCAGAGCGATCATTCAGTGCCCTCCGCCGTATAAACTCTTGGCTGAGGAGCAGGATGTCTCAAGCAAGGTTGAATCACCTTATGATCCTGCACTACCATCAGGATTTGACTGATAGTCTAGACTTAAAGTGTATCGCCAACGAATATGTTGCAAAAAACGAAGCCAGAAAGAGCACAATTGCAACTTTTAATCTATAA